Within the Borrelia parkeri genome, the region TAAAATCTTCTTTCAAAATTACTCTCATCATCTCTCCTTAATATTTCTTCACAAAAGGAAGTAAAGCCATATATCTAGCTTTTTTAACCTCTAGTGCAAGACGCCTCTGATGCTTAGCAGAAGTGCCTGTAATTCTCCTAGGCAATATTTTCCCTTGCTCTGTAATAAACTTCTTAAGGAAATCAAATTCTTTATAATCAGGAACTCTATCCATATCACAAAATCTACATGTCTTTTTCTTAAAAAATCTAAAATTAGGGTTTTTTTTAAAACCATCTTGATGTCCATCAGTCCTTGAGTCTCTCTGATGGGAATCTATATCTTTATACATAAATTAAAACTCCTAAAAAGGTATATCTTCATTAAAACCGTCATCAAAACCAATATCTGTAAACGAATCTGGCTTCTTATAACTTTCAAAACCAACATCATTAGCACCTTTAGTAGTAATAAGTGAGCCAAACATTTGA harbors:
- the rpsR gene encoding 30S ribosomal protein S18, whose product is MYKDIDSHQRDSRTDGHQDGFKKNPNFRFFKKKTCRFCDMDRVPDYKEFDFLKKFITEQGKILPRRITGTSAKHQRRLALEVKKARYMALLPFVKKY